A window of Corvus hawaiiensis isolate bCorHaw1 chromosome 15, bCorHaw1.pri.cur, whole genome shotgun sequence genomic DNA:
CTGCCCCAGaatggcaggggatggagaggCTGCCCTGGCTCTGAGGGATAAAACCAagccctgcctcagtttccccaccttTGCCACGCAGGCCCTCGTGGAGAAGAGTTACCGTCCataaaatgctttggaaatgaGAAGATCCTGCTGTTGTGttaattattgttattaataACATCCCCCAGGCTTCATCACTGGAACCgctgctggagagggaagaTTCCTACAGCCACAAACAGTTGAGTTCGATTTAGGGAGGCCTGGTTTACATgaggaaaataattataaataaacCCGTCTCATTTACTGCTGCACTAAAGCACACAAGAGCAATTCCCGGGGCAATGCTGCCATGCCCACCTCAGCCCCCAGCCCTATCCTTGCTGGCATAAACTTCCCAGAGCTGGAGTTGCTGCTGATGGGAAAactcctgccctgagccctctgcACCCCGGCAAACCCCTGCAAGGAGAACCTGCTGATGGATTTTGGGGCAACAAACTGGGCAGATTTGGATGGCAGGGAGGGCATTGAATCCACTCCCCATGGGGGACACCAGGACAGGACGGTTCCAGGGGGGACCAGAACGTGGCCCATGGCACGGTGAAGGTAAATCCCTCGCTgtcccctcagctcctgctggtaCCCCCCAGTTCCCTGGCCTGTTTTTGGGACTGTTCAGTCCTGCTGTATGCCTGAAAATCCTGCTGGACGAGCAAATAGGAAAGCAGAGCACCACGGACACCAGAGAAGATGTTTGTGTGGAAGCGACCTTATTcgttttatgaaaataaaaataagcaaaaaaagaagttatcCCATAGAGTTTGGGATACAAATATGTAGAGTTTGCAGGGGAGGGAATTTCCTTCATTCCCAGAGGGATTCATTGGGCACTCAGGCAGCTGCGATGGGGAATTCAGGAAAAGCCAGGAGAGGTCCAGCAGGTAGTGGGACCTGCATCTCCCACTCCTGTCCTCCggccctcccccagctcccagctggaataTCCTGGAATACTCAGCCCTGGACAAAcctgaagagcagcaagaaACTGCCCAAGGCAGGACGTGCCTTTGGCTGTTCCGTTTAAGAAGGGCTGGGTTTGTGGATGGAAAGTGGCTGTTCCAGCACCCTGGGAGGATAAACTGTCTCTGGAGCACCCCAGGGTTTGCAGGGAAAGTCACCAGGCCAGGAGAGATTGGGGCTCAGGTCTCACCTTGGCCCCACCACTTCTGTCCGCTGCCCCAAGCTCTGCATTTTGGATCCTCAAGTGCCCCAGTCCTGGCCACGTAAAGGCAGGGAGGGATTTAAGGAGCCTGCAGTGAGATCCCGCTTTCCTGCCATTGTGCCCAGTGCCTTTTCCACCCCTAAtccacagcccagctgagcaGAAGGTGATGGGACACCCCTATCCCacctcccatcccaaaccctgctctctgcctgccccaggcaccgtggctgcagcaggaaaatccTCCCCCTGCCCTTGTGTCCCTGTGGGGCAGCAGTGACAGACACCAAGTCTAGGGAGAACCCAGGAATCGATACAGCAatcaggagaaggaaaggaaacacagaGCATCCAACGATCTGCGAGACTCCAATTCACTCTCAGGGGTGCAGAGAGGGCCCCTGTGCCCCGTACAGCCCCGAGAATCATACAGAGCTGCCATATAGAGATCTCtctatgtatatatttataggtatgtatatatttatagtGCACTGCGTTTAAAACAGCCGGGCCTGCTTCTTCAGCTCGTTCCTCTTCCACAGCGCCAGGCGGTCGAACTCGGCCATGGTCATCCCGAAGATCTGGTAGAATTCCTCCTGGGACAGGTGCCTCTGAGGAGACATGGGAGGCTgggccagagctgggcaccTTCCAGGGCCAAGCTGGGGGTCTGAGGGCATCCCCTGCCTGCTGGGACAGTGGGGTGACACaacccccagcactgctccctcGGGAActgcctccctcctgcccctgccaaCGGCACAGAGGACAGCTCTGCCCggccaggggagcagcaggagcactgTGACAGTGCCCTGACACTCGTGTGCTCCTGGGCAGACGTGGAGATGCTCCTCACACGGCCACAAGCCCCACAagctgcctgccagggccaCCCTGCGGGATCAGGTGCCTCTGTGCCCTGAGGAGATTGTCCCCAGTGGAAAAGGCTCTTCTCACCTCTAACCGAGTCCTGTCCACATCTTTGGGCAGCTGGTTCCTCCCCCTCGTCTTCACCAGGAGCAGCTCGTAGGGGTAAATCtgcatggggacagggagaccatggggcagccacaagaCACCTGGGGCGCACTTGGGGACGAGGGCAAAGCCTCCTGCTGTATTTAACAGGGTTTGGGTGGCACAGCTGactccagggctgtgggtgggacacagagaggtGGGAATTGCTCTCAGGGTGACTCTGATCCACCCTGAATCTCCGTGGTGGCTCTGGAACAACCTGCTCACTCTGCGACACCAGGAACGACCCAGGCACGAGCGTGAGCAGCAAAGCACCAGCACAACCCCCCTGCTCTGTTCCTCACCTGGGGGACAATCCTGCTCAGCCAAGCACTTGGGAcctggcaggaggggaggggactCTGCTCTGACCCCCACAGTCCCGGGATGAGGAGGATGTCAGGTGAAGGATGGAGGGGGATGAGTGCAGGGCCTGCAGGCAGAGGGTAAAGCTTCCCCCTGAGGAGCCTGGGGACACAAGGACACATCCCTGGGACTCCCACCTCTGGCTGGAGGCCGCTCCTTGCAGCAGAAGGGTCTTACCTTGTACtctggggagagagagaagcgAGACATGAGCCACGCTGTCCCCTCTGCTGTCACCACCCTCCCCCACAGGCTGTGGAGACCCCGCCCGGATCCCCCCCATtctccctccagccccccccTTTCCAGAGCTGCCTGCGGGAGGTTGGCAGCCCCACAGCATCGCCCCCGGGATGCCTGCAGGGTCCCCAGCCCCCCCTTACCTCGCATCCCCCAGTTGACGGCATTGGTGCTGTCGTAGTGGAAAAGCTCCGCGCTGGGAGGCTGcgggagggatggagagagggaggagtGAGGGGGAGGCTCCTCCAGACACTGAGCGGCTCCTCCCGGGTCCCCAGGGGAGGACACCAAGGTCCCCACCCACCAGCAGGGAAACTGGGACACGAGGAGGTGAAGTGACAAGCCCAGGTCACAcggaggcaggagcagaactCCTGATCCCAAGCAATCCCGGGCCCAGGATATAAAgcaaagctttatttatttattatttaaagtgTGCCTGCTGGAAAGCAACACCAGCACCCCTCTGAAAATCGCCCTGTGGGAGTTTCAGGGCAGGCGCTGCCTGGACAGGGCACTTTGGACCCCAATAAGGGTCATTTTGGACTGGCACAACAGTGacagcagggatgcagagaaGGGGGAGGACATCCCAGTCATGGAAAGGGAGCACTGGGGACATGCAGGAGCCTGGGAGAATGAGGAATGCCTGGGAGAATGAGGaatgcctggcagcagcaggaggcactCACCCTGTGCAGCCCATTCCTCCTgtaggcagggagggaggccgACTTAGAAATGAGGGGATCTGCAAAGAAGCCACCAAGGGGCATCAGGGAAGAAGCAGGAATGAGCCTCACCCCCAGGACAGCCCCCACTGGGCCACTCTCGAcctctgtgctcccagctccagtCACCCAGCTCTGTCTCCTTCCACCTCCGGCTCATTTCCAGCCTGGCTTCCTCCCGTGCTGATACTCctctccccaaaatccctttccTGTGGCAGCCCTCCCACCTGACCCTTCAGAGCAACGCATTCTCCTCTCTCAGTTTCCCCGACTCATCCTCTCTGCCCTGGTTCAGCTCTATCCTATCCCAGGCTTTCAACGGCTCCTTCTTcgtttcccttctcccttccctggtCCCAGTACCTCCCCCAGCTCGGGCTCTGGACCCCCGGGCTcgggggagcagctggggagggcCCAGCTCACGCACTCACCGCTGTCAGCCAGGTAGTGGGTTCGGGGAGCTGCAAGGAGAGCAGAGCCGGCTGTCAGGAAGGGCCAAGCACCCCATGCCATGCAGAACTGCCCgttcccagccccacagatcctCCTTGGGGCTCCCAGTAGCCCTCAGTCCTCAGAActgcccattcccagccctcAGCTCTCGGAGGGgctccctgagcatccccaaaCAGCTCGGTGAGGGCAGATGTGCCATGAGGAAGGAGAGCATGGAATGGACAGGGCCACCTGTGCTGCCAGGCTCTGAagtgccccccagcccccccgtGGCCCCAAGGACAGGGCTGGGTGCCCTGGGGGCTCTGTGACAGGAGCAATGCCAGCgaggcagccctggggctgctcagcaggTCTGGGGTGCCAGGAGGGCCCAAAACAGGTCACAGCAAGCCTGGCGTGGCTGTGCTGCCACATTCCCAAGGGATCCTTCAGCCATTCCATACGGCGCTTCCAGGCTGCCCAGACACCCACCGGGCaatgccccatcccagctggggcacagggaatggATGGAGTCCTCCAGAGAGGAAAAGGCCCTCCTGAGCCCAGCTCCATGCCCAGGACCTCTCATCACCCCTTCCCTTGTCCTGATCTTCCCTCTCCACCCCATAAAATTCCCgaggggctgtggctgtgtggggTGGGACAGAGGGACGGACAGGGACAGCCTTACAGCCGTTGAGGGAGCCCTCGTAGCCCGCGGTGTGCAGggcctctctgctgctggctgagctgcgAGGGGGTGTCCAGGGGTCTGCGTAGGAGTTGGAGCGAGCCttcatctcctccctcaggatCAGCCTCCCGATGCCACTCTGGATCTGGCAGGAGGGGAAAAGCCACCTTGcactcttcctttccctgcccagccctctcTGGCACATCACGGACGGGCACAGCATCCCCTGGCACGGGCCTGGCATCTCCTGAGGGTgaggtgctggggtgggggtgtCTCGGCAAGGGGATGCTCTCCCTCTCCCGCAGAGCCCATGCTGGGGGTGGCCAGGAGGGGACAGACGGCcgagggcagcagggatggtggTGGCACCTTCTcgggtggcagagctgggctgagcctcCTCCCCAGAGCCAACTGGGGACAGTTtggtgctggctctgtgcccagcagggctggcactcaCCTTGTGCATGCCCCGGTCGTACTCATCCTCTTCACCACCTGACGAGAACCTCCGGGCCCGGGGAGCTGCAAGGAGACACGTGAGGGGTCAGATGGGGACAGAagtggggacaggcagggaggagACAGTCCCCAACTGCATGGGGACATTGGATCCCAGAGACTCGTGTTTTGGGGTCACCTTGGCAGGTATCTCAGCCCAACCCCACTTTTGTGTCCAGACCCAACTCAGAGCGGGGTTCCCTCCCAGATAATTTGGAGGCAGGAATGTGTTTCCTGTTCTCCCAACCCCGGGGGCATTTGTTACCTTTGGGTGAGCCTTGGAAGGACCAGTACTCCGACTCGGAGTGGTAGTAGGGGTCCGGGGAGTAGGCAGGGCTGTACTTGGATGACTGCGCGATGTCCTCGCTGGTTTTGCTTTTCGTGGCTGCGGAGGGGTTGTCTGCAAAAGGAACAGGCAGAGCCAAGGTGAGGATCTGCAGGGATCCACCCCAAATGAAGGCAaatcctcttccctccccagtGACTGCCAGGGATTCGTGTCcaggacagcacagagcagagctgggaataaTCAGCCTTCCAGCTGCTGACACCTCCTTGAGACAAGGCTGCTGAGGCAGGCGGTGGGGACAGTGACAAGCAGGGGCTGTCGCTGATGtggctgggaagggacccaAACGGCTGAGAGCCCACGGCACCACAAGTGCTGGCTCCTGCACCGtgctcatccctgtcccacCACGGCCACCaagctccctgtgctgtcccgTCACCAGGAGGTGAGAGAGGGGATAGAGGAAGGTTCagacccagcagggacaggcctCTCTGGGTTCTGCCAGGGGAAGGTGGCAGCAGGgggggggagcagaggggctctggCAGGGCTTGGTCCTCATGGCAGGGACACACAGAGTGctcaggctgggggcagagccTCAGCAGCACATGGGGGAACCCAGGGGGGAGTTCTGCTGCACCAGGAGAGTCACAGGGAAAGGAGCACCAGGGACAGGAGGTGGCAGAGCCACCCCACCACCTCCGGCAGGCGTGGGGGACCCAGCAGGTACttacagcagcaggagcaggcagcagcgggcagtgggagtggggcaggagggaagggagagcccggggagagagaggagacaCAGTTACTGCTCAGGGGGAGCTGCTGTCCCTCCGTGAGCAGAAGCAAGTGGGGACAGTGCAAGCCAGCCCCGCTGCGAGCCACCAAACACCGAGAGCCACCAAACATCCTCCCCATCCTGCGGCATCCCCATTTCACCCTGGAACAGCCACCCAGCATGGGCTGTGATTTTTCTCCAGGGCTGCATGTGAAACTGCCAGTTGCCTTTTTCATCCCTTTTCTGAGGCTGCTCTGACTCCCTTGTCTCCTCTGCCACCCCACCATcaccctgctccccctcccccagctACCCCCGGTGTCACTACCAGCCTTTGCGCCATCCCTCACAACAGGGACGTGGTCCAAAGCCACATCTGTCCCCCAGTCCATCTGTCCCACCTTGGCGCCTGCCCCACCTCCCACTCAGCCCCTGAACACGCCGGTCCCCTCCCGGGgtgacacggggacagggacacagcagccAGACCGTACCGTGGCGCTTGTAGATGGGGGGCTTCCTGTAGATGTTACTCTCGCCAGCAGCTggtgggagaagagagagagaaagggaagaaagaagggggaaggggaggtcAGTGTGGGCGTGCTGGGAGCGCACAGGACACGGGTCCTGCAGGAGCCACCACCCCCACGCCACATTTCCATCACACAACCGCCTCCGGGCCCGCGAGTGCCCCGGGAGGGCTCCGGGCCGGCGGCACGGGCACAGGAGCACGGCCCCGGCTGCCCACGGTGACAGGACATGCAGTGAGCACCCAGCGACAGCATGCACCGGGGCGGCGGGCACAGCCTGCCAGCCGGCAGCGAGGCACCCGCGGCGGGTTCTCGGGGTGCCAGCACCTGCAAGAACCGCCTGCGAGCTACCTGGGGCGAGCCAACATCAGCCAAAGCCTCTTTCcgcagcagagagagaaaagagcgAGTCGGGAGGGAAAGCGAGCTGGAGCCTGGAGCAGGCGGAGCAGGGAGGGGGCCATCCATAAACCACCGagcggcagggcagggcagggcagggcagggcagggtgggcagcggggccggaccctggcagggatgggaggggagctgggggagccTCTGGGTGTCCTCACGGTGCTGTCCCAGGGCATCAGAGATGCGTCAGGGAGGCTGCGCCGCttttggggcagggggagatGCCAGCAGCTGAGTGGACGGTGCGGGGTTCTGACCCCGCTGAGGGGTGatgggcagctctgcctgcttcCCAACCCACTCTCCCTTGCTGCCCGCTCCGTCCCCGTCCCCGTGGGCTCTGCGTGGCCGGCAGTGGGTGGTGGCCCTTACCTGGTGGCCCCCTGCAATCCCTGCAGAAGGGGAGCAGGCATCTGGCAAGCCCAGAAGACTCTGGGGGGAGGGAGCGGCGGGCCCTAGGGGGAGTATAAAATAGTCATCTGTAGCGGATGGGTGCGGAAACGCCTCTGGCACGCACGCTCCGGCTGGTGATCCTGGGGGGAAGGCAGGGGAGGGCACAGGCTCTCACCAGGGGACTCATCTTCGTGTGGGGAGTGGAGGGAGGgcggggaggaggaagaagggggaTGTCGCAAGGATCAAGCAGACTCCGGGCGGCTCTGGGACCTCCGGGTGGTGAcggggggagaaggaggagggttCAAGCCGTAGGTCCTGTTTATGGATGGCCTCTACCGGGGGTAGATCTTGCTGCCAGCTGGCTCTAGGCAGGCGGCGGAGCTACGCATGCGACACAGCGGGGACGGCACATGCGGGCATGCCACGGACACGGCGCTCCCCCGGCAGCGGGGCGCTCCGGAGCCTACCTGGGATGTGGAAATGCTTGGGCGCTTGGTATGAGGTTGGAGTGGAGGACCTCACATCTAACTGGCTATAGTAGGGGGAGCTGCGCCCGCTCTCGGTGCCTACGCGGGGCCGAGCAGAAGCAGCCGTGAGTGACCGAGAGAGAGAAcaagaggcagaagaaaatgGGTGTTAAATGCAGCGGTGTTAGAACAGCGGGGGCGGCCCGTGTCAGGGGGGTGTGACGGGGACGTgcggcccggcagcggcagTGATGGAGCGGGGGAGATTTCCCGCATCTCCGGAGGCGGACGGGATGCAGAGGAAACCCCAGtgcggggccggcccggggcagcgctgccccagcGCTGCCAGGAAAGCCGAGCGTGCTGCGGAGGCTGACGGCGAGGAGCCCTTGAGGTGCAGCGGGACTCGCAGCGACCTCAGAGCGTTCCAGTCcttcctgcacagctccagaggacaGGAGACACGGCCCAGGCACACTCTGCTCGCCTGCCATGCTCCGGGGTGTGCGTGCATGCGCATCTGCGTGTGCAAGGACCTGCCTGGGCACAAGCGCTGCCTGCACACCCCTCCCAGAGCCACCAACGCAGCTGAGGGGTCTTCACCAGAGCCGGAGATCACCTGCCTGCCACCCCATCCTCCACGAGCCTCAGCTCATGCCTGAGCTGCAAATTCCTCTCGGCCTCTCCTTGCTGCTCGCAAGAGTTTGGAGAAccaggggctgtgcagagctgggtaCTGCTCCCACCATGGGCCACCCCAGGCCTCCTTTCCAGAGGAGAAACCACAGAAATCCCAGGGACATTTTTGTGATCCTCGCTCCGCTTGGTGCTGTGAGCTCATCTCAGCCTGGGGTTGCAGCTGAAATCCTCACCTGAGCGATAGAAATGGTGGGGGGACCTGGGGATGGTGGGGGACATGCCCTGGCGGCTGTAGGTGGGGGAGTCGATGTAGCCGGGGCTGGAGGCTCGTCTCTGCCGCGTGTCAAAGCTCTCGAAGATGTCCTGGGGGTGGGGAAGGTGTGGAGAGACTGGGGTTAGACTGGGGCAGGAGGTGTCCCACGGATGGGGGTCTCAtgcctggggcagctggggaagctctgtgctctgtgtgtgacaCTCTGTGTCCTCTGAGGCTGGAGGggtccccagcctgctctgcctcccccctgccaaggcacaGGCAGCAAATCCCAGGGTTTGGCACCAGGTGACAGTGTCCAGCCAGAGGTTTTTTGCCTGGAGATtgtccctttccctgtgcttgTTCCCAGTTATGGGTGTCTCCCTCCACAGGGCAGAAGCTGCGCCCTGGGGCCATTCTGGGAGGGAGGACTTGCACCCTGCTCTCTTTGGGGCCTGAAGGACAGGATCCTCCTGGATAGTGTCCTCCCTGTCACCCCACAccctggggcagccacagctcagggggATGATCAGCAGagcccctgggcacagggacatcgtgtggcagcagcaggtgacAGACCCCCAGTGCCCACAGGGGCATTACCTGTGAGTATGGGGAGAGGGTCCCCAGGgactggaggcagcaggaggcaaagtgaggaggaaaagagagagagagagagacagcacATGGTTAAGAGGAGCAGTGACAGACTGGGGTCCCACAGCAGCTCGTTTTCCCCATGTCACCGGGCAGTGAGGGGGACTGGggctacagctggagctggactgGGGCAGGATGCTGGGCAGGAGCTCCTGGCCAGGAGAGGAACCAGCAGGGGGAATCAGCAGCTGCCACCTCTCAGAGACCTCTGTGGAGGGGGGAGGGCACAGAGGGCCATGGCCACGCTCCTGGGTGGGCTGCAGGACTCCAGGCTCGTGACAAAACCTTGGGGTGGGGATGTAAGAGATGCTACTGCCAAGTGCTCTTGCAGGAccatctctgtgagctgctCAGACCTTCTTCTTCCATGGGCTCCCTGAACtcacccagcagccccagctgggcaggtAGGACAgtcctgtgctgtgtgctgccTGAGCATCTCCTCATCACACTTCCAGAAATGCACTGCCCAAGCCCCTTCCCGGGCTGCAGGGCCAGCATCCAacagggcagccctgctccagagctgctccagaggTGATGGGTGAATTCCCTGTCCATCACTGCTCTCACACAGCGCTGTCTGTCCTTGCACATGTCCTGAGGTCACTGGTTTCTTTCTGACtctacagcagcagcatcacctcGCCTCCACCCCAGACCCTCCCAAGCCTCTGGGAGAGGTCCTGCCCCattcctgcctccctgcactATTCCCACTGGGATGAGCAAAGCCCCACACTGTTCTCCCCCAAACTGGGCCCCGTTCCTGTGCATCCCAGCACGGGGTTTCTGGACACTCGGTACCTCCCCATAGCTATATCTCTCCAGCGTCTCATCCGACGTGTATCTGTGATAGGGCTCGTAGGAAATGAGGTCAGGACGCTGCACTTCATAGATGGCTTTAATcttgggaagagctgccagGTCTTTGTAATTAAGGATCTCATTATCCACTTTAGCCTAAGGAGAGGGAGAGACGGAGACAGAGAGGcggaaaggaagaggaggagagaagggaagggaggctgGAGCACGCAGTGTGGAGCCAGCACGGGGCAGACAGAGCCCACTGtcaccccagcagcagggacaggtaAGAGGAGAGGCCTGagaggcagcagtggggagggcagaggagctgggagggcaggaCTGTGCCCCTCTGAGCACTCCTGAGCTGTGCCACGGCACTGGTGGCACAGCGTGCTGCTGGGACAAGGGGGTTTGTCTGTGCTGTCCCCAAATTCTGGGCTTGTCCCACtgaagagcagcacgggaagttgctgttcccatccctggggCCCTGGGCgtggagcagggctggactTACGCAGATGACACGGTTTGGGGAGCCGATGCTGGAGCCAGGGGGGGAGATTGAGGTTTCCGACGTCCTTCtgtgctgtggaggcagagagGTGAGGGCAGGTGAGTGCATGGCAAGGAGGGACCCCTGAGCAGGCAAAGTGCTGGTTTGGGGGCTGAATTTCACTTTCACAGCCTCAGCCACGGCCACCCATCATCCTGTGGGCAGCCACTCCAGGTCTGGGCAGTTCACTCCCAGCAGGGACCCGGGGACAGTGTCACCTGGGACATGCCACCTCTCGGGAtgcccctcaccctgctgcctaccttcagcttcttctctgctctggctgcctgcTTGCAGATGGGGTGCCACACTTCAGAGCCTGCAAGGCAGCAAAGGGACAGTGTTTCAGCCCCACACACGGTCACCCCCCTGCCAGGGGTCAGCCGGGTCCCCCTGCCACGTCCCTGCCACCTGCAGCAGTGCCCCGGGAACGTGCAGGGCAGTGGAGACTGCGTGTCCAGGATGAGGAATGGAACAGCTCTGGAGCACTGAGGGCAGTGGCCAAACCTCAGCTGGGTGGATTTTGGGTGACCCAACCAGTTCCTGCTGGTTAAACTGGGGTGACACTGAGCTTGGGGCATCCCAGCACCTCCATCCTTTGGGTTGGAATGAGCAGAAATTGgactgtgcccaggtgtgcagggagACAAAAAGTTCCCCGTTCAGTGGCAGGGAAGATTTCATGGAGAGAAGTGATTTTTGCAGGGCTCTGGAAGAGCACAGGGTCTGGGgagcagtggagagggggaTCTCCGGCACTGCTGCACAAAGAGACCCCTCCAAGTGCCATAAGGAACCAAACCCCCCACTCCCCCCAGCAGGAACCCCCCACAGCCACGCTGGTCACAGCCCTACCTGTCAGGTAcatctcctctccctctgtgaACATCTGGTGGCAGCGCACACATCTGGCACAGGTGGGGTGGTagtgcttccctcctgcctgcGCGGGCGAGCAGAGAGCAGCCCCTGAGCACGGCAGGACACGgacctgcccctgtccctgggTGACCCTGCCAGCCCTCGCTGCTGCAGACAGTGACACGGTGATCAAACTGTCTGGGGCGGCCTTGGAGACCTCCATATCCCATGGAGAAAACCAGGCATGGCTTCATCCCTGTTTTCAACCTGCTGGGCTACGAGTCAGACCAGGAGCCTTCAGCTCTCCTTGGAATGTTCAACAGCAAGCAGAGCCAGGAGGTCCCAAACCACCAGGGACAGTGTCCCTGCAACCCTGACACTCTGGGAATGGCCAAGGCCCTCtgcagctgtgctttgcatCAGCTCCTTCTCTACAGATTTGAGCAGAAACAGCAAATTTGGCCCTGGATGTCACAGCAGGGGAGCAGCAAAGGGACCCCAAAGACCTCCCTGTCTATCACTGCCAGTTCCTGACCCTAAAGGaacttttctcctcttctgctcCAATTTCAGTGCTAGGAACAGGCTCTTCCCCAGCTGAGAGGAAGCTAGGCTGCTCCTCTGGCTCTTTTGACAGGGTTAAGAGCTGAAATTGGGAGCTTGCTCCCCTCAAAGTGTCTGTCAGCATTCCAGTTATGGGctctctgctgggctgggaacTGGGAGCCAGCTCAGGGCAGGAGGAATCTGGGCTGTCACAGCTCAACCCGAAAGAACTTTTTACACCCATAACAAACCAAAAGAAGAGGGAGAATAATTGAAGGTGGCAGAGGGAAGACGaggcttttgcttttaaaggagAGGGTTGTGGTAGAGGGGGCTGAAAAAAGAGGGCAATTTGCTGCAACTGAGAACCTGCCCGTGGGCTGCCCATAAAATCAACCTGGAATTCAGTGTTCTTAGGTGCAGATGGCAGCCAGTCCCTCCAGTTTATGCGAAAAATGAGCGGAAGGTTTTAGGATGGGCAGGAGGATGAGTTTGGAGAGTTTGGacccctcttcctttctttgcagtgcagggaggggacagccctgtgccaacccaaaccagtccatGTGGAGGGAggctggctgctccctgggaatgtcccagCCCATTCCCAACTTCCATTTCACCACACACCTTCTCCAAAAGCCACCCACCATCTGAACACCCAGAACTCCTCCAAACCATGCACAAACCTTGCTCCTTTCATTCTGGTTATTATTCCAGCTTGTACTGGAACACTGGTGGAGCAGTGAGGGAAAGGACCTGCTCGTTATCTCTTGGGTCCCTTAAAGACTCATTAATCATCCAAGCCTGGCTGGGCAGCTCGGAGCAGTTGGGAACGCCCTGGGGGCTACTGGGACAGCACCAGGAGGCTCCTTAATgcctaaaattatttaaaggcGCCCTTTCCATTTCACACTCTGACAGAGAGGACAATTCAAGCCTCTGGATTCACAGATGGTTCAATGCTGGGAGCAAACACATCCCAGGGAGGGTGGGGAGCTCAGgcttccatccctggaagtgtccaaggtcaggctggacggggcttggagcgacctgggacagtggaaggtgggcagaggggttggaatgagatgagctttaaggtcccttccaacccaacccattccacgATTTTATGACAGGAATCCCAGGTCCCCCCTCCCACACCGGGTGACACCACCCTGCTCACACCCGTGGGTGCCTGAGGATGCTCTACCCTGGCACGGGGCTCAGACTGCCcaggggaggagcagcagcagggagttgATGTCAGGGCTTTGTCCTGCTCCATTCGGATTTGCTGATCCAGTGAGCTCCGgcctggggcagctgctgcagggctgagctcgTG
This region includes:
- the ABLIM3 gene encoding actin-binding LIM protein 3 isoform X1 — encoded protein: MSTSIPYQQNPYTPGSGSSVIQCYRCGDTCKGEVVRVQSNHFHIRCFTCQVCGCDLAQSGFFFKNQEYICTHDYQQLYGTRCDSCGDFITGEVISALGRTYHPKCFVCSTCRKPFPIGDKVTFSGKDCVCQNCSHSLLSTKPIKIHGPSHCAGCKEEIKQGQSLLALEKQWHVSCFKCQTCGIILTGEYISKDGIPYCESDYHAQFGIKCETCDRYISGRVLEAGGKHYHPTCARCVRCHQMFTEGEEMYLTGSEVWHPICKQAARAEKKLKHRRTSETSISPPGSSIGSPNRVICAKVDNEILNYKDLAALPKIKAIYEVQRPDLISYEPYHRYTSDETLERYSYGESLGTLSPYSQDIFESFDTRQRRASSPGYIDSPTYSRQGMSPTIPRSPHHFYRSGTESGRSSPYYSQLDVRSSTPTSYQAPKHFHIPAAGESNIYRKPPIYKRHDNPSAATKSKTSEDIAQSSKYSPAYSPDPYYHSESEYWSFQGSPKAPRARRFSSGGEEDEYDRGMHKIQSGIGRLILREEMKARSNSYADPWTPPRSSASSREALHTAGYEGSLNGSPRTHYLADSDPLISKSASLPAYRRNGLHRPPSAELFHYDSTNAVNWGMREYKIYPYELLLVKTRGRNQLPKDVDRTRLEAGDALRPPAWPWKVPSSGPASHVSSEAPVPGGILPDLRDDHGRVRPPGAVEEERAEEAGPAVLNAVHYKYIHTYKYIHREISIWQLCMILGAVRGTGALSAPLRVNWSLADRWMLCVSFPSPDCCIDSWVLPRLGVCHCCPTGTQGQGEDFPAAATVPGAGREQGLGWEVG
- the ABLIM3 gene encoding actin-binding LIM protein 3 isoform X4, translated to MSTSIPYQQNPYTPGSGSSVIQCYRCGDTCKGEVVRVQSNHFHIRCFTCQVCGCDLAQSGFFFKNQEYICTHDYQQLYGTRCDSCGDFITGEVISALGRTYHPKCFVCSTCRKPFPIGDKVTFSGKDCVCQNCSHSLLSTKPIKIHGPSHCAGCKEEIKQGQSLLALEKQWHVSCFKCQTCGIILTGEYISKDGIPYCESDYHAQFGIKCETCDRYISGRVLEAGGKHYHPTCARCVRCHQMFTEGEEMYLTGSEVWHPICKQAARAEKKLKHRRTSETSISPPGSSIGSPNRVICAKVDNEILNYKDLAALPKIKAIYEVQRPDLISYEPYHRYTSDETLERYSYGESLGTLSPYSQDIFESFDTRQRRASSPGYIDSPTYSRQGMSPTIPRSPHHFYRSAAGESNIYRKPPIYKRHATKSKTSEDIAQSSKYSPAYSPDPYYHSESEYWSFQGSPKAPRARRFSSGGEEDEYDRGMHKIQSGIGRLILREEMKARSNSYADPWTPPRSSASSREALHTAGYEGSLNGSPRTHYLADSDPLISKSASLPAYRRNGLHRPPSAELFHYDSTNAVNWGMREYKIYPYELLLVKTRGRNQLPKDVDRTRLEAGDALRPPAWPWKVPSSGPASHVSSEAPVPGGILPDLRDDHGRVRPPGAVEEERAEEAGPAVLNAVHYKYIHTYKYIHREISIWQLCMILGAVRGTGALSAPLRVNWSLADRWMLCVSFPSPDCCIDSWVLPRLGVCHCCPTGTQGQGEDFPAAATVPGAGREQGLGWEVG